One segment of Radiobacillus kanasensis DNA contains the following:
- a CDS encoding carbohydrate ABC transporter permease produces MSHLLRKNNIGWFFIIISVVAIGLFYFYPMVQALLLSFQSGMGANLQFVGLENYVRLLNDPTFIAALSNTVIYLLVQVPLMIVLALLFSVLLNDATLKFKGFFRTAIFLPCVTSLVAYSVIFKYLFGVDGLVNYFLVKFGLLSEAINWLADPLWAKVIIIMAITWRWTGYNMIFYLSALQNVDRSIYEAAKIDGASSFQQFFMITVPLLKPIILFTSITSTIGTLQIFDEVMNITNGGPGNATLSISQYIYFLSFKYTPDFGYAATVSYVIVVLIVILSIIQFRVAGDRK; encoded by the coding sequence GTGAGTCATCTGTTAAGGAAAAATAACATTGGATGGTTTTTTATCATCATTTCTGTAGTTGCTATCGGTTTATTTTACTTTTATCCAATGGTTCAAGCACTTCTTCTATCCTTTCAATCGGGAATGGGTGCTAACCTCCAATTTGTTGGGCTTGAAAATTATGTGCGGTTACTCAACGATCCAACATTTATAGCTGCATTAAGTAACACGGTTATTTATTTACTTGTTCAAGTTCCACTTATGATTGTTTTAGCTTTACTTTTTTCTGTATTACTTAACGATGCAACGTTGAAATTTAAAGGTTTTTTTCGTACAGCTATTTTTTTACCGTGTGTAACATCTCTTGTTGCGTACTCGGTTATCTTTAAATATTTATTTGGAGTAGATGGGTTAGTTAATTACTTCCTAGTAAAGTTTGGGCTTTTGTCTGAAGCGATCAATTGGCTAGCAGATCCGTTATGGGCGAAAGTGATTATCATTATGGCAATCACTTGGAGATGGACAGGATACAATATGATTTTTTATCTTTCTGCCTTACAAAACGTGGATAGGTCTATATATGAGGCAGCAAAGATTGATGGAGCTTCTAGCTTCCAACAATTCTTCATGATTACGGTGCCATTGCTAAAGCCCATTATTTTATTTACCTCCATTACATCAACGATTGGTACTCTACAAATCTTTGATGAGGTTATGAATATTACAAATGGTGGTCCGGGGAATGCAACGCTTTCTATTTCTCAATATATTTATTTTCTTTCCTTCAAATATACACCTGACTTTGGATACGCAGCTACTGTGTCCTACGTCATTGTTGTGTTAATTGTAATCCTATCTATTATCCAATTTAGAGTGGCAGGTGATCGAAAATGA
- a CDS encoding ABC transporter substrate-binding protein, producing the protein MKKICYSLVLIFCLLALVACSSDGEETSSSGESGGKDGATTVWAWDPKFNIAALEMAEEYYDGEEKVELEIIENAQEDIIQKLNTGLSSGTMKGMPNIVLIEDYRAQSFLQSYPDAFFDISEYINPDDFAPYKIATTSLDGKQYGLPFDSGVTGLYVRTDYLEEAGYTVEDLTNITWQEYIEIGKEVKAKTGKDMLTLDPNNLGELRIMIQTAGAWYVEEDGTTPYIAENEALKKAFKIYKEMMDANIVKINSDWSQFVAAFNSGDVATVPTGNWITPSVKAEASQSGKWAVVPTPKLSVEDSVNASNLGGSSFYVLNIDGKEKAAKFLANTFGSNTEFYQELVTEIGAIGTYLPAAGGEAYNQPDEFFGGQKIIADFSEWTDSIKGVNYGMHTYAIDDILSVEMQNYLDGKDLETVLKDAQAQAEAQIK; encoded by the coding sequence ATGAAAAAAATTTGCTATTCATTGGTACTTATTTTTTGTCTACTAGCTTTAGTTGCATGTTCTTCCGATGGGGAAGAAACAAGTTCTAGTGGTGAGTCTGGAGGAAAAGACGGGGCAACAACCGTATGGGCTTGGGATCCAAAGTTTAATATTGCTGCCTTGGAAATGGCGGAGGAATACTATGATGGGGAAGAAAAGGTTGAATTAGAAATCATTGAAAATGCTCAGGAAGATATCATTCAGAAGCTGAATACAGGTCTGAGCTCTGGAACGATGAAAGGAATGCCGAACATTGTATTAATTGAGGACTACCGTGCTCAAAGTTTCTTGCAATCCTATCCAGACGCCTTTTTCGATATTTCCGAATATATCAATCCAGATGATTTTGCCCCATATAAAATTGCAACGACAAGCTTAGATGGGAAACAATACGGTTTACCTTTTGATTCTGGAGTTACCGGTCTTTATGTTCGAACAGACTACCTAGAGGAAGCAGGATATACAGTGGAGGATTTGACGAACATTACTTGGCAAGAATACATCGAAATTGGAAAAGAAGTAAAAGCGAAAACAGGTAAGGACATGTTAACCCTAGACCCGAACAACCTTGGTGAACTACGCATTATGATTCAAACAGCTGGTGCCTGGTATGTAGAAGAGGACGGAACTACTCCGTATATCGCTGAAAATGAAGCGTTAAAAAAGGCTTTTAAGATTTATAAAGAAATGATGGATGCCAATATTGTGAAGATTAATTCGGATTGGAGTCAGTTTGTTGCTGCATTTAATAGCGGGGATGTTGCCACTGTTCCAACTGGTAACTGGATTACTCCTAGTGTTAAGGCAGAGGCATCCCAGTCAGGGAAATGGGCCGTTGTTCCAACACCGAAATTATCGGTTGAGGATTCTGTTAATGCCTCCAACTTAGGTGGTAGTTCGTTTTATGTGCTGAATATAGATGGGAAAGAAAAGGCTGCGAAGTTTTTAGCAAATACTTTTGGATCGAACACAGAATTTTATCAGGAATTGGTTACAGAGATTGGAGCTATTGGTACTTACCTTCCTGCAGCGGGAGGGGAAGCTTATAACCAACCGGATGAGTTCTTTGGAGGTCAGAAAATAATCGCTGATTTCTCTGAATGGACAGATAGCATTAAAGGTGTGAATTACGGGATGCATACGTATGCCATCGATGACATCCTATCTGTGGAAATGCAAAATTATCTAGATGGTAAGGATTTAGAAACAGTCCTTAAAGATGCACAGGCTCAAGCAGAAGCTCAAATAAAATAA